TCGATCGTGAAGCCCTGCTTCTCGATGGTGTCGACGAAGTCGATGGAGGCGCCGCCCAGGTACGGGGCGCTCATGCGGTCGGTGACGACCTTGACGCCGTCGAAGTCCTTGACGACATCACCGTCGAGCGAACGCTCGTCGAAGAAGAGCTGGTAGCGCAGGCCGGAGCAACCGCCGGGCTGGACGGCGACGCGCAGTGCCAGGTCCTCGCGGCCCTCCTGCTCCAGCAGGCCCTTGACCTTGGCTGCGGCGGCGTCGGACAGGAGGATGCCGTCGCTCACGGTGGTGGTCTCGTCCGATACGGACATCTGCTTCTCTCCCGGGTTGTACGGACTGCTTGCCGACGGTTCAACCGCCTGCGCCGCGGATTCATTCCGGGCCAAGCGCTTGTCTGTTCCTTTTCATGCTCGCACACCCGGCCGCCCGGGGGATGCGTCACATCGACGCTATCGGCATCGTCAAAGTGACACGAAGGAGCTATGATAGATAGCGTCAAATAGACGAAAAGGCGCGTTCGCAGAAGCGCAGAGCAGAACG
This DNA window, taken from Streptomyces griseus subsp. griseus, encodes the following:
- a CDS encoding HesB/IscA family protein, giving the protein MSVSDETTTVSDGILLSDAAAAKVKGLLEQEGREDLALRVAVQPGGCSGLRYQLFFDERSLDGDVVKDFDGVKVVTDRMSAPYLGGASIDFVDTIEKQGFTIDNPNATGSCACGDSFS